A window of the Dunckerocampus dactyliophorus isolate RoL2022-P2 chromosome 19, RoL_Ddac_1.1, whole genome shotgun sequence genome harbors these coding sequences:
- the wdr20b gene encoding WD repeat-containing protein 20 isoform X2, producing MWAGSSTFISTKAADLSKPIDKRIYKGTQPTCHDFNALTATAESVSLLVGFSAGQVQLIDPIKKETSKLFNEERLIDKSRVTCVRWVPGSESLFLVAHSSGAMYLYNVENACGTAAPHYQLLKQGENYAVHTCKSKSGRNPLLRWTVGDGALNEFAFSPDGKFLACASQDGYLRVFGFDAAELHGTMKSYFGGLLCVCWSPDGRYIVAGGEDDLVSVWSFSDCRVIARGHGHKSWVSVVAFDHCTTSVEDGDPPAEFSGSDEDFYEQIHFSAGRDRANSAHSRLSNRNSTDSRPVSMTYRFGSVGQDTQLCLWDLTEDILFPHLPLSRTRTHTNVMSATSPPATGQNATNTISTSTTNPSGTNGKDAVSNSSTGGNTPNSLPGTLPRSNSLPQSPNPAGGGSTPNSHTGSSNSSCSSSNNNTAKGSSIIDSALIAAGVGKFATLSLYESRKERPEKDHKRVHSVGGVGSKSTDKLTQLSASRAPKGDTAKTLGTVLCPRMEEVPLLEPLVCKKIAHERLTVLIFLEDCLVTACQEGFVCTWARPGKVGLLSSQNNPTNSPSGTVV from the exons GCTGCCGACCTCAGCAAGCCCATAGACAAGAGGATATACAAAGGAACGCAGCCCACCTGTCATGACTTCAACGCCCTCACCGCCACCGCCGAGAGCGTCTCCCTGCTGGTGGGCTTCTCGGCGGGCCAGGTGCAGCTCATAGACCCCATAAAGAAGGAGACCAGCAAGCTCTTTAACGAGGAG AGACTCATCGACAAGTCACGGGTGACGTGCGTACGATGGGTTCCTGGCTCGGAGAGCCTCTTCTTGGTGGCTCACTCGAGTGGGGCCATGTACTTGTACAACGTGGAGAACGCGTGTGGCACCGCCGCGCCGCACTACCAGCTCCTCAAGCAGGGGGAAAACTACGccgtgcacacctgcaagagCAAATCGGGACGCAACCCCTTACTGCGCTGGACGGTGGGGGACGGGGCGCTCAACGAGTTTGCTTTCTCCCCGGACGGCAAGTTCCTAGCATGCGCCAGCCAAGACGGCTACTTGCGGGTGTTCGGCTTCGACGCCGCCGAGCTCCACGGCACCATGAAGAGCTACTTTGGAGGCTTGCTGTGCGTGTGCTGGAGCCCCGACGGACGTTACATCGTCGCGGGCGGGGAGGACGACCTGGTGTCCGTCTGGTCCTTCTCAGACTGCAGGGTGATCGCCCGGGGACACGGCCACAAGTCGTGGGTGAGCGTGGTGGCCTTCGACCACTGCACCACCAGTGTGGAGGACGGCGACCCTCCCGCCGAGTTCAGCGGCAGCGATGAGGACTTTTACGAGCAGATTCACTTTAGCGCAGGGCGGGACAGGGCCAACAGCGCCCATTCCAGGCTTTCCAACAGGAACTCTACAGACAGTCGGCCTGTTAGCATGACCTACAGATTTGGGTCAGTGGGCCAGGACACACAGCTGTGTCTGTGGGACCTGACCGAGGACATCCTCTTCCCTCACCTCCCGTTGTCTCGCACTAGGACTCACACTAATGTCATGAGTGCCACTAGCCCTCCAGCCACTGGACAAAACGCAACAAACACTATATCCACTTCCACCACTAATCCCAGTGGCACTAATGGCAAAGACGCTGTTAGCAATAGCAGCACGGGCGGCAACACGCCAAACTCCCTGCCGGGCACGCTGCCTCGCTCCAACAGCCTTCCGCAATCCCCCAACCCCGCGGGCGGCGGCAGCACGCCCAACAGTCACAccggcagcagcaacagcagctgcagcagcagcaacaacaacacagccAAGGGCAGCAGCATCATCGACAGCGCCCTGATCGCCGCCGGCGTCGGCAAGTTCGCCACGCTGTCGTTGTACGAGTCGCGCAAGGAGCGCCCGGAGAAGGACCACAAGCGCGTGCACAGCGTGGGTGGCGTCGGCAGCAAGAGCACCGACAAGCTCACCCAGCTGAGCGCCTCGCGGGCGCCCAAGGGTGACACGGCCAAGACGCTGGGCACGGTGCTGTGCCCGCGCATGGAGGAGGTGCCGCTGCTGGAGCCGCTGGTGTGCAAGAAGATCGCCCATGAGAGACTCACTGTGTTAATCTTCCTGGAGGACTGTCTGGTCACGGCCTGTCAGGAGGGCTTCGTTTGCACGTGGGCGAGGCCTGGGAAAGTG